A single genomic interval of Picosynechococcus sp. PCC 7003 harbors:
- the rpsU gene encoding 30S ribosomal protein S21: protein MTQVVVGQNENIESALRRFKRQVSKAGIFADIKRRRHFETPIEKRKRKAVARRKKRFR from the coding sequence ATGACCCAAGTGGTTGTCGGACAAAACGAAAATATCGAATCTGCATTACGTCGCTTTAAGCGCCAGGTTTCTAAAGCTGGTATTTTTGCTGATATCAAACGTCGTCGTCACTTTGAAACGCCCATCGAGAAGCGCAAGCGTAAGGCTGTGGCCCGTCGGAAGAAGCGTTTCCGCTAA
- a CDS encoding MgtC/SapB family protein: protein MDLDVIVELAIALALGVIIGLERGWRNRADDEGYGDSGLRNFSICGLLGGISALLAQSWGFEILVGIFLGLAGLVATSYVLTAKKSGDYGSTTELALMITFCLGALALSGFTQEAIAVAVVVAWILGAKPELTKTLNWLQRQELIATLQLLLIAVVVLPLLPNQAMGPWDALNPRAIGWLVLLIAGISYIGYFAIRILGSQVGLMLTGFFGGIASSTALTVSFSRMAKQQPSETISLAAGIVLANGIMAPRLLLVIAVVSQTLAYKLAAPLLILGLIPVIAAVAIARWKSTPQDRPPTEVSVNNPVELGSALQYTALLVVLSLLVRWAQEKFGEEGIYLLSALSGFADVDAVSLSLANAVQSDLSDQVAMYGIWLAVTANTLVKVGFTRTIGNPKLAYWCGSIMFSGLIAGFLVLLAV, encoded by the coding sequence ATGGATTTAGATGTGATTGTCGAGTTGGCGATCGCCTTAGCCTTGGGGGTGATCATTGGCCTAGAACGGGGCTGGCGCAACCGGGCTGACGATGAAGGTTACGGCGATAGCGGCCTCCGCAATTTTTCAATTTGTGGCTTACTGGGGGGGATTTCCGCTCTCCTGGCGCAAAGTTGGGGGTTTGAAATTCTTGTCGGCATTTTCCTCGGTTTGGCGGGCTTGGTGGCTACCTCCTACGTTTTGACAGCGAAAAAATCTGGTGATTATGGCAGCACGACAGAATTGGCCTTAATGATTACCTTTTGCTTGGGAGCCTTGGCCCTGAGTGGCTTTACCCAAGAGGCGATCGCCGTGGCAGTGGTGGTGGCCTGGATTTTAGGAGCGAAACCGGAACTCACGAAAACCCTCAATTGGCTGCAGCGCCAGGAACTCATCGCCACTCTCCAACTACTGCTGATTGCGGTGGTCGTTTTGCCCCTCCTGCCCAACCAAGCCATGGGGCCTTGGGATGCCCTCAATCCACGGGCGATCGGTTGGCTGGTACTGCTGATTGCGGGCATTTCCTACATCGGTTATTTTGCAATTCGCATTTTAGGTAGTCAGGTCGGGCTGATGTTAACGGGCTTTTTTGGGGGGATCGCCTCCTCCACGGCCTTGACGGTTTCCTTTTCCCGCATGGCCAAACAACAACCCAGCGAAACCATTTCCCTCGCCGCCGGTATTGTCCTCGCCAACGGGATTATGGCCCCCCGTCTGCTGTTAGTGATTGCTGTGGTCAGCCAAACCTTGGCCTATAAGTTAGCGGCTCCTTTGTTAATTTTGGGCTTGATCCCGGTGATTGCGGCGGTGGCGATCGCCCGTTGGAAGTCTACTCCCCAGGACAGACCTCCCACCGAAGTGAGCGTCAATAATCCCGTCGAACTCGGTTCTGCGCTCCAATACACGGCCCTCCTCGTGGTTCTATCGCTGTTAGTGCGGTGGGCCCAGGAAAAATTTGGGGAAGAAGGCATTTATCTCCTCTCTGCCCTATCTGGCTTTGCCGATGTGGATGCTGTGAGTTTATCCCTTGCCAATGCCGTCCAGAGCGATCTCTCCGATCAGGTGGCGATGTATGGCATCTGGCTCGCAGTAACGGCCAATACCCTCGTTAAAGTCGGCTTTACGCGGACAATTGGGAATCCCAAGCTTGCCTATTGGTGCGGCAGCATTATGTTCAGTGGTTTAATTGCCGGTTTTTTGGTATTGTTAGCAGTCTGA
- a CDS encoding metal ABC transporter substrate-binding protein, with product MIRISFPRQTLSLVGIVCGIWLVGCTQQAAPPVNNDASTDSEVTINNADGRKKVLTTFTVIADIAQNVAGDKLIVESITKIGAEIHGYEPTPSDLVRAQDADLLLYNGMNLERWFEQFLGNLNDVPAVIVTEGIEPIPIAEGPYTDKPNPHAWMSPKNALIYVENIRKAFVALDPENAETYNANAAAYSAELEAIAAEFEADLNLVPEAQRTLVSCEGAFSYLAQDYGLEEIYIWPINAEQQFTPKQVQSVIAQVEANDVPTIFCESTVNDEGQKEVAKATGARFGGNLYVDSLSTPDGPVPTFLDLLEYDVRTITNGLLAGTAQ from the coding sequence ATGATTCGGATAAGTTTCCCGCGTCAAACCCTTAGTCTAGTGGGGATTGTCTGCGGCATTTGGTTAGTGGGTTGTACCCAACAAGCGGCTCCGCCAGTCAATAATGACGCTTCGACAGATAGTGAAGTGACAATTAATAATGCAGACGGGCGCAAAAAAGTCTTAACCACATTCACCGTAATCGCCGACATCGCCCAAAATGTGGCAGGCGACAAATTAATTGTTGAATCCATCACTAAAATTGGGGCAGAGATCCACGGCTACGAACCCACCCCCAGTGATCTCGTGCGGGCCCAAGATGCGGATTTATTGCTCTATAACGGCATGAATTTAGAACGGTGGTTTGAGCAATTTTTAGGCAATCTCAACGATGTCCCCGCTGTGATTGTGACCGAAGGCATTGAACCGATTCCCATCGCTGAAGGCCCCTACACCGACAAGCCCAACCCCCACGCTTGGATGTCGCCAAAAAATGCCTTGATTTATGTCGAAAATATCCGTAAGGCATTTGTGGCACTCGATCCAGAAAATGCAGAAACCTACAATGCCAATGCTGCCGCCTACAGTGCCGAACTAGAGGCGATCGCCGCCGAATTCGAAGCCGATCTGAATCTCGTTCCCGAAGCACAACGAACTTTGGTCAGTTGTGAAGGCGCATTTTCTTACCTGGCCCAGGATTATGGCCTCGAAGAAATCTACATTTGGCCCATCAACGCCGAACAACAATTTACCCCTAAGCAAGTCCAGAGCGTTATTGCCCAAGTTGAGGCCAACGACGTCCCCACCATCTTTTGTGAAAGTACCGTCAACGACGAAGGGCAAAAAGAAGTGGCAAAAGCGACGGGAGCCCGTTTTGGCGGGAATCTCTATGTCGATTCCCTCTCAACCCCCGATGGCCCAGTGCCGACATTTTTAGATCTCCTCGAATATGACGTGCGGACGATCACCAATGGCCTTCTTGCGGGAACGGCCCAGTAA
- a CDS encoding diflavin flavoprotein: MAVATPPRDIQPYLVSDDVLLLRSRTWDRLKFEIEYGLQKGTTANSYLITGEKTALLDPPGESFSELFLAEIQNRTDLSQLDYIILGHTNPNRCFTLKELLKLAPQATLVCSNPAAIALKDLLKEETPKVQVVKSGDTLDLGKGHSLEFIPTPTPRFPGHLCTYDPQEEILFTDKFFGAHVCGNQVFDEGWQFYDEDRRYYFDCVMASSIRQTLAGLGKIEAVPAKIYAPGHGPLIRYSRQELFNNYRAWVEKQKNDLSVALIYASAYGNTATVAQAIAHGISKAGVMVETFNAEHADPEEIKGAISRCSGFIMGSPTLGGHAPTQIQTALGIVLNNADKNKLAGVFGSFGWSGEAIDLLEGKFKDAGYQMGFEPIRVKFKPTEITLKTCEETGTDFAQAIKKAAKRRQPKQNVASTSQSDNLEQALGRLVGSLCIVTTQQDNLSGAMLASWVSQATFAPPGFTVAVAKERAIESLLHKGTNFVINVLQEGNHLGLMKHFLKPFTPGEDRFAGVATETADNGCQILTDALAYLECTVANRMECGDHWVIYATTDKGQVLQNNGMTAIHHRKSGTHY; this comes from the coding sequence ATGGCCGTTGCAACACCCCCCAGAGATATCCAACCCTACTTGGTGAGTGATGACGTTTTGCTGCTGCGATCGCGCACCTGGGATCGCCTCAAATTCGAGATTGAGTACGGCCTACAAAAAGGGACAACGGCCAATAGTTATCTAATTACTGGGGAAAAAACGGCCCTCCTCGATCCCCCTGGGGAATCTTTTTCTGAGCTGTTTTTAGCAGAAATCCAAAACCGCACGGATCTGAGTCAACTAGACTACATTATCCTCGGCCACACCAACCCCAACCGCTGCTTTACCCTCAAGGAACTGCTCAAACTTGCGCCCCAAGCCACGTTGGTTTGTTCTAACCCAGCGGCGATCGCCCTCAAGGATTTACTCAAGGAGGAAACCCCCAAGGTGCAGGTCGTTAAAAGTGGCGACACCCTCGATTTGGGCAAGGGTCACAGTTTAGAATTTATCCCGACGCCGACTCCCCGTTTTCCCGGTCACCTCTGCACCTACGATCCCCAAGAAGAAATTCTGTTTACGGACAAATTTTTTGGCGCCCACGTTTGTGGTAACCAAGTTTTTGACGAAGGCTGGCAATTTTACGATGAAGACCGCCGCTACTATTTCGATTGTGTGATGGCTAGTTCCATCCGCCAAACCCTAGCTGGGCTAGGCAAAATCGAAGCAGTTCCCGCCAAAATTTATGCTCCTGGTCACGGCCCCTTAATCCGCTACAGTCGTCAGGAACTGTTTAATAACTATCGCGCTTGGGTCGAAAAACAAAAAAATGATCTGTCTGTTGCTCTAATCTATGCCTCCGCCTACGGCAATACTGCCACTGTCGCCCAGGCGATCGCCCACGGCATTTCCAAAGCGGGTGTGATGGTCGAAACCTTCAACGCTGAACATGCTGACCCGGAGGAAATTAAGGGGGCTATTTCCCGGTGCAGTGGTTTTATTATGGGTTCCCCGACCCTCGGCGGCCATGCTCCGACCCAGATCCAGACGGCTTTGGGAATCGTCCTCAACAATGCCGATAAGAATAAACTTGCTGGAGTCTTCGGTTCCTTCGGTTGGAGTGGTGAAGCAATCGATCTCCTCGAAGGCAAATTTAAAGATGCGGGCTACCAGATGGGCTTTGAACCGATCCGCGTCAAATTTAAACCCACCGAAATCACCCTGAAAACCTGCGAAGAAACCGGGACAGATTTTGCCCAGGCGATTAAAAAAGCAGCGAAACGACGCCAACCGAAACAAAACGTCGCTTCCACGTCCCAATCAGACAATTTGGAACAGGCCCTAGGCCGACTCGTGGGCTCCCTCTGTATTGTCACGACCCAACAGGACAACCTTTCTGGGGCGATGTTGGCTTCTTGGGTTTCCCAAGCGACCTTTGCGCCCCCTGGCTTTACCGTCGCTGTGGCCAAGGAGCGGGCGATCGAATCTCTCCTCCATAAGGGCACGAATTTTGTGATCAATGTCCTCCAGGAAGGGAACCATTTAGGGTTGATGAAACATTTCCTCAAACCCTTTACCCCTGGGGAAGATCGCTTTGCTGGGGTGGCAACGGAAACGGCGGACAATGGCTGTCAGATCCTCACCGATGCCCTGGCCTATCTCGAATGTACCGTCGCCAACCGGATGGAGTGCGGCGATCACTGGGTCATCTATGCCACCACCGATAAGGGGCAAGTGCTACAAAACAACGGCATGACCGCAATCCACCACCGAAAATCGGGCACCCACTATTAA
- the hypA gene encoding hydrogenase maturation nickel metallochaperone HypA — protein sequence MHEVDMTKALILTIKDWQDSHPEPVKIEKVHLIVGQFTCVEPVSLEFTFAAQTQGTFLDGVALVIQETPLIAYCHTCQQEYAPNIGLQYSCPDCHQPMDDIRSGRELKIDRIEYAPLILHS from the coding sequence ATGCATGAAGTGGACATGACCAAGGCCCTCATCTTGACTATTAAAGATTGGCAGGACAGCCATCCCGAACCCGTCAAGATCGAAAAAGTCCACCTCATCGTGGGACAGTTTACCTGCGTTGAACCCGTCAGCTTGGAATTCACCTTTGCCGCCCAAACCCAAGGTACGTTTCTCGATGGGGTTGCCCTGGTAATCCAAGAAACGCCCCTAATCGCCTACTGCCACACTTGCCAACAAGAATATGCCCCCAACATCGGTTTGCAATATTCTTGCCCAGACTGTCACCAGCCTATGGATGACATCCGCTCCGGTCGTGAGCTAAAAATCGACCGCATTGAATACGCCCCCTTAATCCTCCATTCCTAG
- the cobT gene encoding nicotinate mononucleotide-dependent phosphoribosyltransferase CobT — MIRIYTQQTQGQTWLTNHQQKSVVFACGLGFTDTALMPNISAAGATPEARKYTAIADAECICHGFRQQALYPLPPLIVGASPAILSRAILQHYQIPYSLFDTGLLLKPDQNAVNCINLGGQKARCVSTGKALELSTVNKLFEQGLTWGETLATQYSGHLFVLGECVVAGTTTALGVLMGLGYDAHQKVNSSYIECNHDLKGQIVQTGLEKANLNPNPDPFTVVAAVGDPMQPFIAGMAIALSRTQGVLLAGGTQMLAVYALIQRICDDHQLDFQPENMVVGTTRWVAEDPTGDTVGLANLIGDVPLLATQLSFQESQYSQLQAYEQGYVKEGVGAGGLAIAAHLAYGATQAELLTMIERTIAPYLAAA; from the coding sequence ATGATCCGCATTTATACACAACAGACACAGGGCCAAACTTGGCTCACAAACCATCAACAAAAATCGGTCGTTTTTGCCTGTGGATTGGGGTTTACAGATACGGCTTTAATGCCTAATATTTCTGCTGCCGGAGCCACCCCAGAGGCGCGTAAATATACGGCGATCGCCGATGCAGAATGTATTTGTCATGGTTTCCGGCAGCAAGCCCTTTATCCCTTGCCGCCATTAATTGTCGGGGCTTCGCCGGCGATTTTATCCCGTGCTATTTTGCAGCATTATCAAATTCCTTACTCCCTATTTGATACGGGATTATTGCTTAAACCTGACCAAAATGCGGTGAATTGTATTAATCTCGGTGGTCAAAAAGCAAGGTGTGTTTCTACGGGAAAAGCCCTCGAACTTTCAACGGTGAACAAACTTTTCGAGCAAGGTTTAACCTGGGGCGAAACCTTAGCAACGCAATATTCTGGGCATCTGTTTGTGCTAGGAGAATGTGTGGTGGCAGGCACTACAACGGCTTTGGGGGTGTTAATGGGCTTAGGCTACGACGCCCATCAAAAAGTGAATAGTAGTTATATCGAATGTAACCACGATTTAAAGGGGCAAATCGTGCAAACCGGTTTAGAAAAAGCAAATTTAAACCCAAATCCTGATCCTTTTACTGTGGTGGCCGCAGTGGGCGATCCGATGCAACCATTTATCGCGGGCATGGCGATCGCCTTGAGTCGAACCCAGGGGGTTTTACTCGCAGGGGGAACACAGATGTTAGCGGTATATGCCTTAATCCAAAGGATTTGTGACGACCATCAGCTTGATTTTCAACCTGAAAATATGGTGGTGGGCACAACCCGTTGGGTCGCGGAAGATCCAACGGGGGATACGGTGGGGTTGGCCAATTTAATTGGCGATGTGCCCCTATTGGCGACGCAATTAAGTTTTCAAGAGTCCCAATATTCGCAATTGCAAGCCTACGAACAGGGTTACGTCAAGGAAGGAGTCGGCGCGGGGGGATTGGCGATCGCCGCCCATTTAGCCTATGGTGCCACCCAAGCGGAATTGTTAACGATGATTGAACGCACCATTGCCCCCTATCTCGCGGCAGCTTGA
- the recR gene encoding recombination mediator RecR, translating to MYTPPLARLIEQFQRLPGIGPKTAQRLALYVIKRPEKDVEAFAQALLNAKKQVGVCQKCFHLSATSICDICRNPQRAQDVICVVADSRDVIALEKTREYRGKYHVLGGVISPMDGIGPEQLTIQALVQRVSAEKTKEVILAINPSVEGETTTLYLAQLLRPFTKVTRIAFGLPMGGDLEYADEVTLARALEGRRELD from the coding sequence ATTTATACGCCCCCCCTCGCCCGCTTGATCGAACAGTTCCAGCGCTTACCCGGCATCGGCCCGAAAACCGCCCAACGCCTTGCCCTATACGTCATCAAACGCCCCGAAAAGGATGTAGAAGCCTTTGCCCAGGCGCTATTGAACGCGAAAAAACAGGTGGGCGTTTGCCAAAAATGCTTTCATCTCTCGGCCACGTCCATCTGTGATATTTGCCGGAACCCTCAACGGGCGCAAGACGTGATTTGCGTGGTGGCAGATTCAAGGGATGTGATCGCCCTGGAAAAAACCCGCGAATATCGAGGGAAATACCATGTGTTGGGGGGCGTAATTTCGCCGATGGATGGCATTGGCCCGGAACAATTAACCATCCAAGCCCTGGTACAACGGGTGAGCGCCGAAAAAACGAAGGAAGTGATTTTGGCGATCAACCCCAGCGTGGAAGGGGAAACGACGACTTTGTACCTGGCGCAATTGCTGCGACCCTTTACGAAAGTCACCCGCATTGCCTTTGGGTTGCCCATGGGGGGCGATTTGGAATATGCCGATGAAGTGACTTTGGCCAGAGCCTTAGAAGGAAGGCGGGAACTGGATTAG
- the recJ gene encoding single-stranded-DNA-specific exonuclease RecJ — MNWQVLATPEVPDSFRRRVEILTDGKGDRHLAQLLWQRGFNDENTLAGFLNPEAYASTSAFAFGQEMKRAVHRLVQAKERGEKVAIWGDFDADGVTATSVLWEGLGHFFPQETQLIYYIPNRLTESHGLNNPGIDHLQTWGASLIITCDTGSTNLTEITYAKSLGLDLIITDHHTLPETRPDVLSIINPRYFAENHPLFHLSGVAVAYKLVEALFETLPDPARPPVTDLLDLVAIGLIADLVALKGDCRYLAQVGIQALQKQTNPKTVVHPGIKALLENCRKTGDRPTDISFGIGPRINAVSRIYGDASFCVELLTSRERGRCGYLAQQTELANARRKEIQQKVVQQAKAQIETLDLSTTSVLVLCDAQWQGGVLGLVASQIAQTFGRPTILLTYDPQQDLWKGSARSAHGIDLYDLVQAQGHLLHRFGGHPFAAGLSIRPENLAMFKTAINQQARQQWGGHVETHQGEITVDLVVAIADLGESLFQSLECLEPFGMGNPKPKLLVKNCGLTVTGFKKLRDKFNNKLNYFKTNFELWDDTDQINGTWWGGHPDDLTQGAGLDVVVELDRKENQTQGQYFVRLMAVAPTANIAAEPSSQTLFDFRGQSLPQGDLDQYVLQQDCPVTWQELYRNYQRAIAIGKPLALYYVSPTADTPEQHFKILIGIAKYLLTQDQKVSLADLKAKLHCGDRPLDFGLKALSNVGFVAEIEAGQVRFQQATVTPDPEAFAQFKQAILEEQFQRQYFAQAPLAVIRATLEKIAV; from the coding sequence GTGAATTGGCAGGTTTTAGCAACACCAGAAGTGCCGGACTCCTTTAGGCGGCGGGTCGAAATCCTGACAGATGGCAAAGGCGATCGCCATTTAGCCCAACTCTTGTGGCAACGGGGCTTTAATGATGAAAATACTTTGGCTGGCTTCCTCAACCCAGAGGCTTACGCGTCAACTTCTGCCTTTGCCTTTGGCCAAGAAATGAAACGGGCTGTGCACCGATTAGTGCAGGCAAAGGAACGGGGCGAAAAAGTCGCAATTTGGGGTGACTTTGATGCTGATGGCGTCACAGCAACGAGTGTTTTATGGGAAGGATTAGGGCATTTTTTCCCCCAAGAAACCCAATTGATTTATTACATTCCCAATCGTTTAACGGAATCCCATGGTTTAAATAATCCAGGCATTGATCACCTTCAAACTTGGGGTGCAAGTTTAATTATTACCTGCGACACAGGCAGCACAAACCTTACAGAAATTACCTACGCCAAAAGCCTTGGCCTAGATCTGATCATTACCGATCATCACACCTTACCGGAAACCAGACCCGACGTTTTATCGATTATTAATCCCCGTTACTTTGCCGAAAATCATCCCCTATTTCATCTGTCTGGGGTTGCCGTGGCCTACAAATTAGTTGAAGCGTTATTTGAAACTCTACCGGATCCGGCAAGGCCGCCGGTTACTGATCTCTTAGACCTCGTGGCGATTGGTCTAATTGCGGATTTGGTGGCCCTCAAGGGAGATTGCCGCTATCTGGCCCAAGTGGGGATCCAAGCCCTCCAAAAACAAACGAATCCTAAAACTGTCGTCCATCCAGGCATTAAGGCGCTCCTCGAAAACTGTCGTAAAACCGGCGATCGCCCGACCGATATTTCCTTTGGCATTGGGCCACGGATTAATGCCGTTAGTCGCATTTATGGTGATGCTAGTTTTTGTGTGGAACTGCTCACCAGTCGTGAACGGGGCCGCTGTGGCTACCTCGCTCAACAGACAGAACTCGCCAATGCCCGCCGTAAAGAGATTCAACAAAAGGTTGTCCAGCAGGCCAAGGCCCAAATCGAAACCCTAGATTTATCAACTACCAGCGTTTTAGTGCTCTGTGATGCCCAGTGGCAGGGGGGCGTACTGGGATTGGTGGCCAGCCAAATTGCCCAAACTTTTGGTCGCCCGACTATTCTTTTAACCTACGACCCGCAGCAGGATCTCTGGAAAGGGTCAGCCCGTTCGGCCCATGGCATCGATTTGTATGATTTGGTGCAAGCCCAAGGCCATCTACTGCATCGCTTCGGCGGGCATCCTTTCGCGGCGGGTTTGAGTATACGGCCCGAAAATTTGGCGATGTTTAAGACGGCGATTAATCAGCAGGCCAGGCAACAGTGGGGCGGCCACGTTGAGACCCACCAGGGAGAAATCACCGTTGATCTTGTGGTGGCGATCGCCGACCTCGGTGAATCATTATTTCAATCCTTAGAATGCCTAGAACCCTTTGGAATGGGGAATCCAAAACCGAAATTATTGGTGAAAAACTGCGGCCTCACGGTCACTGGGTTTAAAAAATTGCGTGATAAATTCAACAACAAATTGAATTACTTCAAGACAAATTTTGAGCTTTGGGATGACACAGATCAAATCAATGGAACTTGGTGGGGCGGCCATCCCGACGATTTGACCCAGGGCGCGGGACTGGATGTGGTGGTTGAGCTAGACCGCAAAGAGAACCAAACTCAAGGGCAATATTTTGTGCGCCTTATGGCTGTGGCTCCGACCGCAAATATCGCCGCCGAACCAAGCTCACAAACATTGTTCGATTTTCGGGGTCAGTCCCTCCCTCAGGGGGATTTGGATCAGTATGTACTGCAACAGGATTGTCCGGTCACTTGGCAGGAGCTTTATCGGAATTATCAGCGGGCGATCGCCATAGGAAAACCCCTTGCCCTCTACTATGTTTCACCGACTGCCGACACTCCGGAACAGCATTTTAAAATCCTGATTGGCATTGCGAAATATTTACTGACCCAGGATCAAAAAGTCTCCCTAGCTGACCTGAAAGCGAAACTCCATTGTGGCGATCGCCCCTTGGACTTTGGTCTAAAGGCTCTCAGTAATGTCGGCTTTGTGGCGGAGATCGAAGCAGGGCAAGTGCGTTTCCAGCAAGCGACCGTAACCCCTGATCCAGAAGCCTTTGCCCAATTTAAACAGGCGATCCTCGAAGAACAGTTTCAAAGGCAGTATTTTGCCCAGGCGCCCCTCGCTGTCATCCGGGCCACCCTCGAAAAAATCGCGGTCTAA
- a CDS encoding TIGR00725 family protein encodes MRKLIVGVMGPGAGATPENLTAAYDLGKAIAEAGWVLLTGGRAAGVMAAASQGAKVAGGLTVGILPGKNHQGLADSIDIAICTDLGNGRNNVNVLSADVVVAVGLGLGTVSEIALALKNRKPVILWQPTPATQAFFTELAPDQFSVVENIPEAIAHIKAILHNPT; translated from the coding sequence ATGCGCAAACTGATCGTTGGGGTGATGGGGCCGGGAGCCGGAGCCACTCCAGAAAATTTAACGGCTGCTTACGACCTGGGAAAGGCGATCGCCGAAGCAGGGTGGGTGCTGCTCACCGGGGGCCGGGCGGCTGGAGTGATGGCCGCCGCTAGTCAGGGAGCAAAAGTAGCTGGGGGGTTAACGGTGGGCATTTTGCCGGGAAAGAATCACCAGGGTTTAGCCGACAGCATCGACATTGCTATCTGTACGGATTTAGGGAATGGCCGCAACAACGTCAATGTTCTCAGTGCGGATGTGGTGGTGGCGGTGGGCCTTGGTTTGGGCACCGTCTCAGAAATTGCCCTCGCCCTGAAAAACCGTAAACCCGTCATTCTCTGGCAGCCCACCCCAGCAACCCAAGCATTTTTTACGGAACTTGCCCCTGATCAATTTTCGGTCGTCGAAAATATCCCAGAGGCGATCGCCCACATCAAAGCGATCCTGCACAACCCCACATGA
- a CDS encoding tetratricopeptide repeat protein has translation MVPEPQLPVVSEVVSPLAQGLEFSPTAEGKAAYQLGVEFHGMADFNQAIAAYQRAIATDPNFVDPYINLSLIYIGMGQLNDAEALLQTVLTLPDHPEEPASIHALAHYNLGIIYSRQGDSTQALSQVNQALAIAPNFDQAQTFYQQLQTTPE, from the coding sequence ATGGTTCCAGAGCCCCAATTACCCGTGGTTTCAGAGGTGGTTTCGCCCCTAGCTCAGGGTTTAGAATTTTCCCCAACTGCCGAGGGGAAAGCGGCTTATCAGTTGGGGGTCGAGTTCCACGGCATGGCTGATTTTAACCAAGCGATCGCCGCCTACCAAAGGGCGATCGCCACTGATCCGAATTTTGTTGATCCCTACATCAATTTGAGCTTGATCTACATCGGCATGGGCCAGTTGAATGACGCGGAAGCGTTGTTACAGACAGTGTTGACATTGCCGGATCACCCAGAGGAACCGGCAAGTATCCATGCCCTCGCCCATTACAACCTGGGCATTATCTATAGTCGCCAAGGGGACTCAACCCAGGCATTGTCCCAGGTGAATCAAGCCCTGGCGATCGCCCCAAATTTTGACCAGGCCCAAACTTTTTACCAACAGTTACAGACTACGCCGGAGTGA
- a CDS encoding J domain-containing protein yields MTTPDYYKVLNISPKATQQEIKNAYRRLAKQFHPDTCDKSQTANGDRIVALNHAYEILGDAHQRKQYDLSRDAANYRGIRSAHGTTVRPRQTTETDLDLWLQRIYRPLNQAILQIINPLETQIDELAADPFDDDLMATFQTYLEDCQAILDQAQKLFQSLPNPANVARAARDLYYCLNHLGDGLEQLEWFTLNYNEEYLHSGQEMFRRADQFSWQAQEAIAQL; encoded by the coding sequence ATGACAACGCCAGATTATTACAAAGTGCTCAACATTTCTCCGAAGGCCACCCAGCAGGAGATTAAAAACGCCTATCGTCGCCTCGCGAAGCAGTTCCACCCAGACACCTGCGATAAAAGTCAAACCGCCAACGGCGATCGCATTGTGGCCTTAAACCATGCTTATGAAATCTTGGGGGATGCCCACCAGCGTAAGCAATATGATCTCAGTCGAGATGCGGCAAACTATCGCGGAATCCGTTCGGCCCACGGGACAACGGTACGACCCCGCCAAACCACAGAGACGGATTTAGATCTGTGGTTACAACGTATTTATCGACCCTTAAACCAGGCAATTTTACAGATTATCAATCCCCTGGAAACCCAAATTGATGAGTTGGCGGCCGACCCCTTTGATGACGATTTGATGGCGACTTTTCAAACTTATTTAGAAGATTGCCAAGCCATTTTAGACCAGGCCCAAAAATTGTTTCAATCGTTGCCAAATCCAGCCAATGTAGCCAGGGCAGCGCGGGATTTATATTATTGCTTAAATCATCTGGGTGACGGCTTAGAGCAATTGGAATGGTTTACCCTCAATTACAATGAAGAATATCTCCACAGCGGCCAGGAAATGTTTCGTCGCGCGGATCAGTTTTCTTGGCAAGCCCAGGAGGCGATCGCCCAATTATAG